The following proteins are encoded in a genomic region of Lachnospiraceae bacterium KM106-2:
- a CDS encoding acetylglutamate kinase yields MEQNMEDIMLKANTLIEALPYIQQFNNKKVVVKYGGSAMVDEELQKNVIKDVALLKLIGMKPIIVHGGGKEISKWLKKIGKESKFVEGLRVTDEETMEVAEMVLNKVNKHLVQMVEQLGVRAVGICGKDAGTIKVDKKMVNGQSIGYVGDIKQVNTALIDSLINHDFIPVIAPIGLDDNYQTYNINADDAACAVATAIGAEKLAFLTDIEGVCKDPDDKNSLISVLTLEDARTLIQDGFIGGGMLPKIKNCIDAVENGVNRVHILDGRKMHCLLLEFFTNKGIGTAIIKNGGLLENE; encoded by the coding sequence ATGGAACAGAATATGGAAGATATTATGCTTAAGGCAAATACATTGATTGAAGCATTACCTTATATTCAGCAGTTCAATAATAAGAAGGTAGTAGTCAAATATGGCGGAAGTGCCATGGTAGATGAAGAGCTCCAGAAGAATGTGATCAAAGATGTTGCTTTGCTTAAGTTGATCGGAATGAAACCGATCATTGTCCATGGCGGTGGAAAAGAAATCAGCAAATGGCTGAAAAAGATTGGAAAAGAATCAAAGTTTGTTGAGGGACTTCGAGTAACAGATGAGGAAACCATGGAAGTTGCTGAAATGGTATTAAATAAAGTAAATAAACATTTAGTACAGATGGTAGAACAGCTTGGTGTAAGAGCTGTCGGTATCTGTGGTAAAGATGCAGGAACGATCAAGGTAGATAAAAAGATGGTAAATGGACAGAGTATCGGATATGTCGGAGATATCAAGCAAGTCAATACAGCATTGATCGACTCTTTGATCAACCATGACTTTATCCCAGTCATTGCGCCAATTGGATTAGATGATAACTACCAGACTTACAATATCAATGCAGATGATGCAGCGTGTGCGGTAGCGACTGCGATCGGGGCTGAGAAACTCGCTTTTTTAACCGATATTGAAGGGGTCTGCAAAGATCCTGATGATAAAAATAGTTTGATCAGTGTGCTGACCCTTGAAGATGCAAGAACCTTGATCCAAGATGGATTTATCGGCGGAGGAATGTTACCAAAGATTAAAAATTGTATTGATGCAGTGGAAAACGGCGTAAATCGAGTACATATTTTAGATGGAAGAAAGATGCACTGTCTGTTATTAGAGTTCTTTACCAATAAAGGAATTGGTACGGCGATCATTAAGAATGGAGGTCTGTTAGAGAATGAGTGA
- a CDS encoding acetylornithine aminotransferase has protein sequence MSETMELAKKYFMNTYNRFPICITKGEGVTLYDDKGKNYLDFAAGIAVFALGYGNEAYDQALKDQIDQIIHTSNLFYNEPSVLAAKNLCEASGMDKVFFTNSGTEAIEGAIKLARKYYYEKTGNADGEIIAMNHSFHGRSMGALAVTGQPKYQKPFGPMMPGVVFADFNNLTSVKEKITDKTCAIILEPVQGEGGLYPATSEFMKGVRALCDEFDLVLILDEIQCGMGRTGTMFAYEQYGILPDIMTSAKALGCGVPVGAFAATDKVAAAFQPGDHGTTYGFNPFVTAAVNAVFSQFEELNLLEHVKEVGAYLEQKLDKLVNSRDDIIDRRGKGLMQGIEMDHPVIDVILKAQEKGLLVISAGSNIIRLVPPLVITKKNVDEMIEILEKCL, from the coding sequence ATGAGTGAGACGATGGAATTAGCTAAAAAATATTTTATGAATACCTATAATCGGTTCCCAATCTGTATTACCAAGGGAGAAGGGGTTACTCTTTACGATGATAAAGGGAAAAACTATCTGGATTTTGCAGCGGGAATTGCCGTATTCGCATTAGGATATGGGAATGAAGCGTATGATCAGGCATTAAAAGATCAGATTGATCAGATCATACATACATCTAATCTCTTTTATAATGAGCCAAGTGTATTAGCTGCTAAAAATTTATGCGAGGCATCTGGAATGGATAAAGTATTCTTTACCAACTCAGGAACTGAGGCGATCGAGGGTGCCATCAAACTAGCGAGAAAGTATTATTATGAAAAGACAGGAAATGCAGATGGAGAGATCATCGCCATGAACCATTCTTTCCATGGAAGAAGCATGGGAGCACTTGCAGTTACCGGTCAGCCAAAATATCAGAAGCCTTTTGGTCCGATGATGCCAGGTGTTGTATTTGCTGATTTTAATAACTTGACTAGCGTGAAAGAAAAGATCACGGATAAAACTTGTGCCATTATCTTAGAGCCGGTACAAGGTGAAGGCGGTTTATATCCAGCTACATCTGAATTCATGAAGGGTGTTCGCGCCCTCTGTGATGAATTCGATCTTGTACTGATATTAGATGAAATTCAGTGTGGTATGGGGAGAACCGGAACGATGTTTGCTTATGAGCAATATGGTATTTTACCGGATATCATGACCAGTGCAAAAGCATTAGGCTGTGGTGTACCGGTAGGAGCATTTGCAGCAACGGATAAGGTAGCAGCAGCATTTCAGCCGGGAGATCATGGAACGACCTATGGCTTTAATCCTTTCGTCACAGCGGCAGTGAATGCGGTATTTAGTCAGTTTGAAGAGTTAAATCTCCTAGAACATGTAAAAGAGGTCGGGGCATACTTAGAGCAGAAGCTAGATAAACTAGTTAATTCTCGCGATGATATAATCGATCGTAGAGGAAAAGGCCTAATGCAGGGAATTGAAATGGATCATCCAGTTATTGATGTGATCTTAAAGGCACAGGAAAAAGGCTTATTAGTCATCTCTGCAGGAAGCAATATCATAAGATTGGTACCTCCTCTTGTCATTACGAAGAAAAATGTAGATGAAATGATAGAAATATTGGAGAAATGCTTATAA
- a CDS encoding glutamate N-acetyltransferase, whose protein sequence is MKKIDGGVTMAKGFYAAGAAAGIKFEGRDDMALVYSEKPAVTAGVFTTNLVKAAPVKWDSALVHNYETARAVVLNAGIANACTGKEGIEINEEMAQAVAEQLGIPAVDVLTASTGVIGVQVPLEPIKKGAVLLKQSLSDSKEAGERAAKAIMTTDTMKKECAVTFEVDGKTVTVGGMSKGSGMIHPNMATMLAVITTDIAMKKELLQEAIAADVKKSFNMISVDRDTSTNDTYVILANGMAENEVITEKNEAYKQFCRALNKVTTTLARTMAGDGEGASHLLEVTVENAKTHEDAVILSKSVISSNLVKTALYGADANWGRILCALGYAGVFFQPEKVDLTILSKAGSLKLVEDGCTTGFSEDIAKQILLEEEVTVIVDLKLGIEEATAWGCDLTYDYVKINGDYRS, encoded by the coding sequence ATGAAGAAAATCGATGGCGGAGTAACAATGGCAAAAGGATTCTATGCAGCTGGTGCAGCAGCAGGGATCAAATTTGAAGGAAGAGACGATATGGCTTTGGTTTATAGCGAAAAACCAGCTGTGACAGCAGGAGTCTTTACCACCAATTTAGTTAAAGCAGCTCCCGTAAAATGGGATAGCGCATTAGTACATAATTATGAAACAGCAAGAGCAGTCGTGCTAAATGCAGGAATTGCCAATGCATGCACGGGCAAAGAAGGAATTGAGATCAATGAGGAGATGGCACAGGCAGTAGCCGAACAATTAGGAATTCCTGCAGTGGATGTACTTACGGCATCAACGGGTGTGATTGGAGTGCAAGTTCCTTTAGAACCAATTAAAAAAGGTGCTGTTTTGTTAAAACAATCCTTATCCGATAGTAAAGAAGCAGGAGAGAGAGCGGCAAAAGCGATCATGACAACAGATACCATGAAAAAGGAATGTGCCGTTACCTTTGAGGTAGATGGGAAAACGGTTACCGTTGGTGGCATGAGCAAAGGATCTGGTATGATCCATCCGAATATGGCAACGATGCTGGCAGTGATTACAACTGATATTGCAATGAAGAAAGAACTTCTTCAAGAGGCGATCGCAGCAGATGTAAAAAAGAGCTTTAATATGATCAGTGTAGATCGAGATACTTCTACCAATGATACCTATGTCATCCTTGCAAATGGAATGGCAGAAAATGAAGTGATCACAGAAAAGAATGAAGCTTATAAGCAATTTTGTAGGGCATTAAATAAAGTAACCACAACGCTTGCAAGAACCATGGCAGGAGATGGCGAGGGAGCTAGTCATTTACTTGAGGTTACAGTAGAAAATGCAAAGACTCACGAGGATGCAGTTATCTTAAGTAAATCAGTCATTTCATCCAATTTGGTAAAGACAGCTCTTTACGGTGCAGATGCTAACTGGGGAAGAATTTTATGTGCACTTGGTTATGCGGGTGTATTCTTTCAGCCGGAGAAAGTGGATCTGACCATCTTATCAAAAGCCGGAAGTTTAAAATTAGTTGAAGACGGATGTACGACTGGATTTAGTGAAGATATCGCAAAACAGATCCTATTAGAAGAAGAAGTTACTGTGATCGTAGATTTGAAGCTGGGAATCGAGGAAGCGACCGCATGGGGGTGTGACCTGACTTATGATTATGTAAAGATTAATGGAGATTATCGTTCTTAA
- a CDS encoding late competence protein comeA, DNA receptor — MSNKKLAKIIFAIVFIGAAGLFYVFSQDTGKEEIILQQKNVETHKEVKAKSQEKKTVENTTVYVHICGMVKKPDVYELPKNARVVDGIRKAGGFKKNAASDSINQARVLKDGEQIYIPSKKEAAKKQQVTSKDTTTKQEDDSKININNATKEQLMKLPGIGEAKAEKIIAYREKNGGFQKVDQIMQIQGIKKGVYSKIKDLITV, encoded by the coding sequence ATGAGCAATAAAAAACTTGCGAAAATTATTTTTGCAATTGTTTTTATTGGGGCAGCAGGACTTTTCTACGTATTCAGTCAGGATACAGGAAAGGAAGAGATTATTCTACAACAAAAGAATGTCGAGACTCATAAAGAAGTGAAAGCAAAGTCACAAGAGAAGAAAACAGTAGAAAATACTACAGTTTATGTCCATATATGTGGAATGGTGAAGAAACCGGATGTTTATGAGTTACCAAAGAATGCAAGAGTCGTAGATGGGATCAGGAAAGCAGGCGGATTTAAGAAAAACGCTGCTAGTGATTCGATCAATCAAGCCAGAGTCTTAAAAGATGGAGAGCAGATTTATATTCCTTCTAAGAAAGAGGCTGCTAAGAAGCAGCAGGTTACAAGTAAGGACACTACGACAAAGCAGGAAGACGATAGTAAGATAAATATTAATAATGCCACGAAGGAACAGCTGATGAAGCTCCCAGGAATCGGAGAAGCGAAGGCAGAGAAGATCATCGCTTATCGGGAGAAGAACGGTGGATTTCAGAAGGTGGATCAAATAATGCAGATTCAGGGCATCAAAAAAGGTGTCTATAGCAAAATAAAAGATTTAATTACGGTATGA
- a CDS encoding two-component response regulator — MDKKVLVVDDEKLIVKGIRFSLEQDNMEVDCAYDGEEALEKAKSKEYDIILLDVMLPKLTGFEVCQQIREFSTVPIIMLTAKGDDMDKILGLEYGADDYITKPFNILEVKARIKAIIRRSSQKNNNENARKLITFGELKVDTESRRVYISDKEVNLTAKEFDLLELLMFNPNKVYSRENLLNIVWGYDYPGDVRTVDVHIRRLREKIESNPSEPKFIHTKWGVGYFFQN; from the coding sequence ATGGATAAAAAAGTGCTTGTTGTCGATGATGAAAAGCTAATTGTGAAAGGAATCCGCTTTAGTTTAGAACAAGATAACATGGAAGTGGATTGTGCTTATGATGGTGAAGAAGCGCTTGAAAAAGCAAAAAGTAAAGAATATGATATTATTTTACTTGATGTAATGCTTCCTAAATTAACTGGATTTGAAGTATGTCAGCAGATTCGAGAATTTTCAACAGTTCCAATTATCATGTTAACTGCAAAAGGTGATGATATGGACAAGATCTTAGGTCTTGAATATGGCGCAGATGACTATATTACAAAGCCATTTAATATTCTTGAAGTGAAGGCAAGAATTAAAGCGATCATTAGAAGAAGTTCTCAGAAGAATAATAATGAGAATGCAAGAAAACTCATTACTTTTGGAGAGTTAAAAGTAGATACAGAAAGTCGAAGAGTATATATTTCAGATAAAGAAGTGAATTTAACAGCAAAAGAATTCGATTTACTTGAGTTATTAATGTTTAATCCAAACAAAGTATATAGTAGAGAGAATCTTTTAAATATTGTTTGGGGATATGATTATCCAGGTGATGTTAGAACTGTTGATGTTCACATTCGTCGATTGCGTGAGAAAATTGAAAGTAATCCGAGCGAGCCTAAGTTTATACATACGAAGTGGGGCGTCGGTTATTTCTTTCAAAATTAA
- a CDS encoding spore germination protein — translation MKKKITIVIMILILALSFSGCNKKKENVSKNTFNIYYVNALETKVVPFPEELTATDRDGKIEEALKLLQSNPDDSNYKRTIPKGVKIVRWTLDKEKQLKIVFSSQYNDLQGINELLCRAAVVKTLSQFTKDVEYVEFYVDEQPLMIGERQVGIMKGSNFIDNSRDNFNYEEEQKLTLYFTDVTGKKLKSTYVTVKYDGTTQLERLVINQLIAGPESIENRSMDIYATIPKGTILNTISTSNGVCYVDLNKSFLNKLKGNSDEVTVYSVINSLVELPTVNKVQITINGDTVKTYNSITDFDKLHDMNYQIIEK, via the coding sequence ATGAAGAAAAAAATAACAATTGTTATCATGATACTGATACTTGCGCTTTCTTTTTCGGGATGCAATAAAAAGAAAGAGAACGTAAGTAAGAATACATTCAATATTTATTATGTAAATGCGTTAGAGACTAAAGTAGTCCCTTTTCCAGAAGAATTAACTGCAACAGACCGTGATGGAAAGATTGAAGAGGCTCTAAAATTACTTCAGAGTAATCCGGATGACTCGAATTATAAAAGAACCATTCCAAAAGGAGTTAAGATCGTAAGATGGACTCTTGATAAAGAGAAACAATTAAAAATAGTGTTTAGTTCTCAGTACAATGATCTGCAAGGAATCAATGAACTACTTTGCAGAGCGGCCGTTGTTAAGACACTGAGCCAGTTTACGAAGGATGTTGAATATGTTGAATTCTATGTAGATGAGCAACCGCTTATGATCGGAGAAAGACAAGTAGGAATTATGAAAGGAAGTAACTTCATTGATAATTCCAGAGATAACTTCAATTATGAAGAAGAACAGAAATTAACTCTTTATTTTACGGATGTAACCGGCAAGAAGTTAAAGAGCACTTATGTAACCGTAAAATATGATGGGACAACACAGTTAGAACGTCTAGTGATTAATCAGCTGATCGCAGGACCGGAATCGATTGAGAATCGTTCCATGGATATCTATGCTACCATTCCGAAGGGCACCATATTAAATACAATTAGTACAAGTAATGGTGTCTGTTATGTCGACCTTAATAAATCATTCTTAAATAAACTAAAGGGAAATTCTGATGAGGTAACCGTATATTCGGTGATCAACTCGTTAGTAGAATTACCAACCGTAAATAAAGTACAGATTACGATTAATGGTGATACCGTTAAGACATACAATTCGATAACAGATTTTGATAAACTTCACGATATGAATTATCAAATAATCGAAAAATAA
- a CDS encoding multi antimicrobial extrusion protein (Na(+)/drug antiporter), MATE family of MDR efflux pumps, with protein MADTIIVGKFVGNHALAAVGSTGCLNFLILGFLFGITSGFGVVIAQYFGAKDEEGLKHAVASSITLCIIFTVLLTSLSIILTKPLLHLMNTPDLIMNDAYTYIIIIYAGICFSMIYNMISCILRALGDSKTPLYFLIISSALNIILDLLFIILFSMGVAGAALATIISQGISGLLCYLYARKKFPILRLERHHFTHNSYLCKKHLSIALPMAFQFSITAIGTIILQGALNLFGPVKIAAFTAATKVEQLVTQPAGTFGVAIATYVGQNLGAGRIERIKKGVRETILISLAFSVFASIIVLLFGRTFTSMFLKEYDVEIIKSSMQYLKLIAICFPFLHLLFIYRNALQGMGKSFVPLMAGVSELVLRTLVAFLLPSFLGYTAICLASPIAWIGATLTLYPFYALTMRKLLK; from the coding sequence TTGTCTAAACTTCTTAATTCTTGGATTCCTATTTGGAATCACAAGCGGATTCGGCGTTGTAATAGCGCAATATTTTGGTGCAAAAGATGAAGAAGGACTCAAACATGCCGTTGCATCCTCTATCACCCTTTGCATTATATTTACCGTTTTATTAACTTCGCTCAGTATCATACTGACCAAACCTCTGTTACATTTAATGAATACGCCTGATCTCATCATGAATGATGCCTATACGTATATTATCATCATTTATGCAGGTATCTGTTTTAGTATGATTTATAATATGATCTCCTGTATCTTAAGGGCATTAGGAGACAGCAAGACTCCACTTTACTTTTTAATTATCAGCTCTGCACTTAATATCATCCTTGACCTGCTCTTTATCATTCTATTTTCCATGGGTGTTGCAGGTGCTGCCTTAGCGACCATCATTTCACAAGGTATCTCGGGATTATTATGTTATCTCTATGCACGAAAGAAGTTCCCTATCCTACGTCTTGAGAGACATCATTTTACCCATAATTCTTACCTTTGCAAAAAGCATTTAAGCATTGCTCTTCCGATGGCATTTCAATTTTCCATCACTGCGATCGGAACAATTATTTTGCAGGGTGCATTAAATCTATTTGGTCCTGTTAAGATCGCCGCTTTTACTGCTGCTACTAAGGTCGAACAGTTAGTAACTCAGCCTGCTGGAACCTTTGGTGTTGCTATTGCAACATATGTTGGACAGAACCTTGGAGCTGGTAGAATTGAACGTATCAAAAAGGGCGTTCGAGAAACAATATTAATCAGCTTAGCATTCTCCGTTTTTGCAAGTATCATCGTCTTACTATTCGGGCGTACATTCACAAGCATGTTCTTAAAAGAATATGATGTGGAAATTATTAAGAGTTCCATGCAATATCTGAAATTAATTGCTATCTGCTTCCCATTTTTGCATCTTCTATTCATCTACCGAAATGCATTACAAGGAATGGGCAAGAGCTTTGTACCTCTTATGGCAGGAGTCAGCGAACTTGTCCTTCGTACACTCGTTGCCTTTTTACTTCCAAGTTTTCTTGGATACACTGCAATCTGCCTTGCTAGTCCAATTGCATGGATCGGAGCAACTTTAACTTTGTATCCATTCTATGCACTTACAATGAGAAAACTATTAAAATAA
- a CDS encoding late competence protein comeC, DNA transport — protein sequence MVRRPMVVILLAYLAGCLISGHSLKILIALTIVMYGTIILYMRKVEAGRYDTFLYFVPAFFLLGFLLMSNQEQEIGLQDKLKQDNCYVMVSGVVSEITPAKKTSKVILSNVTIHLKDESASDYADSILVYMKDLDSIHIGNEIFVSGEVKSFELPSNPGQFNEFSYYKQKNIAFAIYEDSHEVKDQAYDKVGQTLYQLRVSLRKVYEELLPEEQVGFVCAMILGEKDQMDEELKQLYCDLGIAHIFAISGLHITLLGMGLYSFLEKLKLSLRLRVAATILFLTLYGILTNFSVSTNRAVVMMVILLVSKVFGKCYDLLSAISFSALIILFQKPMEMTDSGFLLSYLSMIGIAIVAPIMERLLVHEASSKFQKVKQKVFATILFSSSISLATLPVMLNTFYTYSPYSILLNLIIIPLMTFVVILSLIGGIAGLFCITAGRFFIGGAVALLKFYELAAKAIQKLPKSLLITGEKESYQIIFYYVLLGIILYLILSFERKAVLLLTLPILILFYQPQYKGLTTTFLDVGQGDGICMRLPSGHVMMVDGGSTSIEQVGKYRMIPYLKQQGIGSIDYYMVTHSDRDHISGLLEMLENPMIYPIPIKTLLLTDLKQENKDENYKMIEEKAKIAGVKIKYITKGDRLTDGEVTLTCLHPNENFQAEDVNNTSMVWNVRYRNYSMLLVGDLGVQGEQEIDPKQLERFDVLKVGHHGSKNSSSDEFLSKITPEMAIISAGENNHYGHPHKETLKRLKKYKTTVFTTIDSGAIIIKTDGISSLLEQYKSHETIGFRD from the coding sequence ATGGTAAGAAGGCCGATGGTAGTAATTCTATTGGCTTATCTTGCCGGATGCCTGATCAGCGGTCATTCATTAAAGATTCTCATTGCGCTTACGATTGTTATGTATGGTACGATCATATTGTATATGAGAAAAGTAGAAGCTGGCAGGTACGATACATTTTTGTATTTTGTGCCTGCTTTTTTTCTGCTTGGTTTTTTATTGATGTCCAATCAGGAACAAGAAATTGGTCTGCAAGATAAGTTAAAACAGGACAACTGTTATGTTATGGTAAGTGGCGTTGTATCTGAAATCACGCCAGCTAAGAAGACAAGCAAAGTAATTCTATCGAATGTAACCATTCATCTTAAAGATGAATCTGCAAGTGATTATGCAGATTCTATCCTAGTCTATATGAAAGATTTAGATTCTATACACATTGGAAATGAGATCTTTGTATCGGGAGAAGTTAAATCATTTGAACTTCCGTCTAATCCAGGTCAATTTAATGAATTTAGTTATTATAAACAAAAGAATATCGCATTTGCAATCTATGAGGACAGCCATGAAGTAAAAGATCAGGCCTATGATAAAGTAGGACAGACCTTATATCAATTACGAGTAAGCTTGCGAAAGGTATATGAAGAGTTGCTTCCAGAAGAACAAGTCGGTTTTGTCTGTGCGATGATCCTCGGTGAGAAGGATCAGATGGATGAGGAATTAAAACAGCTTTATTGTGATTTGGGAATTGCTCATATTTTTGCAATTTCAGGTTTACATATAACGTTATTAGGTATGGGACTGTATTCCTTTCTTGAAAAGCTAAAGCTATCCCTAAGGCTTAGGGTGGCAGCTACAATCCTATTTTTGACTCTGTATGGGATATTAACTAATTTTAGTGTTTCGACCAATCGTGCCGTTGTGATGATGGTGATCTTATTGGTAAGCAAAGTATTTGGAAAGTGTTATGATCTTCTTTCGGCAATTAGCTTTAGTGCGCTGATCATCCTATTTCAAAAGCCAATGGAAATGACGGATAGCGGTTTCTTGTTATCTTATCTCTCCATGATCGGTATCGCAATCGTTGCTCCCATCATGGAACGTCTTTTAGTGCATGAAGCAAGTAGTAAGTTTCAAAAGGTAAAACAAAAAGTATTCGCGACCATACTATTTAGCAGCTCTATCTCATTGGCGACACTTCCTGTTATGCTAAATACCTTTTATACCTATTCTCCTTATTCCATTCTATTGAATCTTATTATTATCCCCTTAATGACATTTGTTGTAATTCTTAGTTTGATCGGTGGAATCGCAGGGCTTTTCTGTATTACTGCCGGTAGATTTTTCATTGGTGGTGCGGTCGCATTATTAAAGTTTTATGAACTGGCAGCAAAAGCAATACAAAAGTTACCCAAATCACTTCTTATTACCGGAGAAAAAGAGAGTTATCAGATTATTTTCTATTATGTTCTCTTAGGGATCATCTTATATCTTATCCTTTCCTTTGAAAGAAAGGCGGTTCTATTGCTTACATTACCGATTCTGATCCTATTTTATCAACCACAATACAAGGGGCTAACAACGACATTTCTAGATGTAGGTCAGGGAGATGGGATTTGTATGAGACTGCCAAGCGGTCATGTGATGATGGTAGATGGAGGTAGTACTTCCATCGAGCAAGTGGGAAAATATCGAATGATCCCTTATTTAAAGCAACAAGGGATTGGTTCGATTGATTATTATATGGTGACTCACTCGGATCGTGATCATATCTCGGGACTTTTGGAAATGCTGGAGAATCCAATGATTTATCCGATTCCGATTAAGACGTTATTGCTAACAGATTTAAAACAGGAAAATAAAGATGAGAATTATAAGATGATAGAAGAGAAGGCAAAAATCGCTGGGGTAAAGATCAAATACATCACAAAGGGGGATCGTCTGACCGATGGAGAGGTAACTTTAACTTGTCTTCATCCAAATGAAAACTTTCAGGCTGAGGATGTGAATAATACTTCGATGGTCTGGAATGTAAGATATCGGAATTATTCAATGCTATTAGTAGGAGATCTGGGAGTTCAAGGAGAGCAAGAAATTGATCCGAAACAGTTAGAAAGGTTCGATGTATTAAAAGTGGGACATCATGGATCTAAAAATTCATCTTCGGATGAGTTCTTAAGTAAGATAACGCCAGAAATGGCGATCATAAGTGCAGGGGAGAATAATCACTATGGGCATCCTCATAAAGAGACTTTAAAACGATTAAAGAAGTATAAGACTACTGTTTTTACTACTATAGATTCTGGTGCCATTATAATAAAAACCGATGGGATCAGCAGCCTTTTGGAACAATATAAAAGCCATGAAACCATCGGTTTTAGAGATTAA
- a CDS encoding phosphate regulon sensor protein PhoR has translation MNQKVEEFIKRGDKIANLVLSSGYLYDQSSTEVLTEIKQIADIYRGRIVLINSQYKVIKDTYVKGSEGCMEGYYNISEDVIAAMKGSLSKNIQEDEQYVQIAYPIDSEILSTTQDSKMAKAEIQTPQPDDDSVVGVILMSMSVKDIYQNRLEAKQNIIIIIYVIGILVLFFAIWFSHIITKPFKQLTGTIDHMSQGDFDETLENKGFSEVESLTESFNKMIGRIQQLESSRQEFVSNVSHELKTPITSIKVLSESLLSQEDAPPELYREFLTDITDEIERENKIINDLLSLVKLDKTSGEMHITSISLNELLEQILKRLRPIAAKRNIELIFESFRPVIAEVDEVKLSLAISNLVENAIKYNFENGWVRVSLNADHKYFYIKVTDSGVGIPEELQEHIFERFYRVDKARSRETGGTGLGLSITRNAILMHRGAIKVYSKEKEGATFTVRVPLNYIA, from the coding sequence ATGAATCAAAAGGTAGAAGAGTTTATTAAAAGAGGAGATAAGATAGCCAATCTTGTTCTATCATCGGGATATCTCTATGATCAGAGCTCTACTGAAGTGTTAACAGAGATCAAACAGATCGCAGATATCTATCGAGGAAGAATCGTTCTGATCAATAGCCAATATAAAGTAATCAAAGATACTTATGTAAAAGGTTCAGAAGGATGTATGGAAGGCTATTACAATATATCAGAAGATGTCATTGCTGCAATGAAAGGCAGCTTGAGTAAGAATATTCAAGAGGATGAGCAATATGTTCAGATCGCCTATCCAATTGATAGTGAGATCTTATCAACGACTCAGGATAGTAAGATGGCGAAAGCAGAGATACAGACACCTCAGCCGGACGATGATAGTGTCGTTGGCGTGATCTTAATGAGCATGTCAGTGAAAGATATTTATCAAAATCGCTTAGAAGCAAAACAGAATATCATCATTATCATTTATGTGATCGGTATTTTAGTATTGTTCTTTGCAATCTGGTTTTCACATATTATTACAAAGCCGTTTAAACAGTTGACAGGTACCATCGATCATATGTCACAAGGAGACTTTGATGAGACGTTAGAGAATAAAGGATTTAGCGAGGTAGAGAGTCTAACCGAATCATTTAATAAGATGATCGGAAGAATACAACAGCTTGAGAGTTCCAGACAGGAGTTCGTATCGAATGTGTCTCACGAATTAAAGACACCGATCACCTCGATCAAAGTACTATCAGAATCCTTGTTATCACAAGAGGATGCACCACCGGAACTATATCGTGAATTCTTAACGGATATTACAGATGAAATCGAAAGAGAGAATAAGATCATCAATGATTTATTGTCTCTTGTAAAATTAGATAAGACTTCAGGTGAGATGCATATTACAAGTATCAGCCTGAATGAATTATTAGAACAGATATTAAAGCGTCTTCGTCCAATTGCGGCAAAGCGTAATATCGAATTGATCTTTGAAAGCTTCCGTCCGGTAATCGCAGAAGTAGATGAAGTGAAACTCTCTCTTGCCATTTCAAACTTGGTTGAGAATGCGATCAAATATAACTTTGAAAATGGATGGGTACGAGTATCCTTAAATGCGGATCATAAGTATTTCTACATTAAAGTAACTGATTCTGGTGTTGGTATTCCGGAAGAACTACAGGAGCATATATTTGAGCGTTTCTATCGTGTCGATAAGGCGAGATCGAGAGAGACCGGAGGAACCGGACTTGGACTTAGTATTACAAGAAATGCAATCTTAATGCATCGTGGAGCAATCAAAGTTTATAGTAAAGAAAAAGAAGGCGCTACCTTTACCGTTCGAGTTCCACTCAACTATATTGCGTAA